From the Phycisphaeraceae bacterium genome, one window contains:
- a CDS encoding GNAT family protein, translated as MRFDRPGTVKLRDGREVAVRSAVPDDAERLLSYVDGVRTESEYLLVSPEDELFSLEAERGWVQSHLDDPYGVCLVAEAHGEIVSCCGLQGNRFKRRRHATGLGIAIRKPWREVGLGRHLMQTLIDWADRHPDLTVFELEVFADNEPAQRLYRSVGFEVDGRKRRAIRRHDGRYIDEILMSRWVGPEDEKPQRGAA; from the coding sequence ATGAGATTTGATCGACCGGGCACGGTGAAGCTCAGAGACGGGCGTGAAGTAGCAGTACGTTCAGCGGTACCCGATGACGCAGAGCGATTGCTGTCGTACGTGGATGGTGTTCGGACAGAGTCGGAGTATCTGCTGGTATCACCTGAGGACGAGTTGTTCAGTCTGGAGGCCGAGCGCGGCTGGGTGCAGTCGCATCTGGATGATCCCTATGGGGTGTGTCTGGTGGCGGAGGCGCATGGTGAGATCGTGTCGTGCTGTGGTTTGCAGGGCAACAGGTTCAAGCGGCGACGGCACGCGACCGGGCTTGGGATTGCGATACGCAAGCCCTGGCGTGAGGTTGGGCTTGGTCGTCACTTGATGCAGACCCTGATCGACTGGGCGGATCGTCATCCGGACCTGACGGTCTTCGAGCTGGAGGTGTTTGCGGATAACGAACCGGCTCAGCGGCTATATCGGAGTGTTGGGTTCGAGGTAGATGGCCGCAAACGCCGGGCAATACGCCGCCATGACGGCCGGTACATCGATGAAATCCTCATGAGCCGCTGGGTTGGACCCGAGGATGAGAAGCCTCAGCGAGGTGCAGCATGA
- a CDS encoding 2-isopropylmalate synthase, with translation MASRESDQDESNSQPQGADTMAIRVFDTTLRDGEQSPGASLNHHEKLEIARQLERLGVDVIEAGFPITSQGDFEAVRAIGQEVSDSIVCGLSRCVPRDIDRAGEALQDAHKPRIHVFCATSKIHREHKLRKAFDEIVKLSVDSVRRAREFVADVEFSPEDGSRTELNYLADITAAVIEAGATTINIPDTVGYAVPEEYGAIFSELRRQLPQIDAQNVYLSCHCHNDLGLAVANSLAAIQGGARQVECTINGIGERAGNAALEEIVMALRTRSDVFGRYATRINAKRIYPTSRMVSTLTGLTVQRNKAVIGDNAFAHESGIHQDGVLKHRETYEIMDPRDIGVPESKLVLGKHSGRHALADRLVQLGYTIDEAQLQKVYDRFKELADKKKDIYDEDIEAILDQMMEVGRSLWELSRFQVVAGTGAMPTATVTLADSAGEEKTEAAVGDGPVDAIYSAIQAITGVKVTLEDFATRSITHGKDAQGEVQVRVDHHGHKARGRGLSTDTIEAAALAYLAAINRIRTSSPDREIKSEVEAESP, from the coding sequence ATGGCCAGCAGAGAATCGGATCAGGACGAATCGAACAGCCAGCCGCAGGGCGCGGACACGATGGCGATCCGTGTCTTCGACACCACCCTCCGCGACGGCGAGCAATCGCCCGGAGCCAGCCTCAACCACCACGAAAAACTCGAGATCGCTCGCCAGCTCGAACGCCTGGGCGTCGATGTCATCGAAGCCGGATTCCCGATCACCAGCCAGGGCGACTTCGAGGCGGTCCGCGCAATCGGCCAGGAGGTCTCCGATTCAATCGTCTGCGGGCTCTCGCGCTGCGTACCCAGAGACATCGATCGCGCCGGAGAAGCCCTCCAGGACGCCCACAAACCGCGCATCCACGTCTTCTGCGCGACCTCTAAGATCCACCGCGAACACAAACTCCGCAAAGCCTTCGACGAGATCGTGAAACTCTCTGTTGACTCGGTCCGTCGGGCCCGCGAGTTCGTCGCCGATGTCGAGTTCTCCCCCGAGGATGGCAGCCGCACCGAACTCAACTACCTCGCCGACATCACCGCCGCCGTCATCGAGGCCGGCGCAACCACCATCAACATCCCCGACACCGTCGGCTATGCCGTCCCCGAGGAGTACGGCGCGATCTTCAGCGAACTGCGACGCCAACTCCCGCAGATCGACGCCCAGAATGTCTACCTCTCCTGCCACTGCCACAATGACCTCGGTCTCGCCGTTGCCAACTCCCTCGCCGCGATCCAAGGCGGGGCCCGCCAGGTCGAGTGCACCATCAACGGCATCGGCGAACGCGCCGGCAACGCTGCGCTCGAAGAAATCGTCATGGCCCTGCGCACCCGCTCCGATGTCTTTGGTCGCTACGCCACGAGAATCAACGCCAAACGCATCTATCCCACCAGCCGCATGGTCTCGACCCTCACCGGCCTGACGGTTCAGCGCAACAAAGCCGTCATCGGCGACAACGCCTTCGCGCACGAATCCGGCATCCATCAGGATGGCGTGCTCAAACACCGCGAGACCTATGAGATCATGGACCCACGCGACATCGGCGTGCCCGAAAGCAAACTCGTCCTCGGTAAACACTCAGGCCGACACGCCCTGGCCGACCGTCTCGTCCAGCTCGGCTACACGATCGACGAGGCACAGCTGCAGAAGGTCTACGACCGCTTCAAGGAACTCGCCGACAAGAAAAAAGATATCTACGACGAGGACATCGAGGCGATTCTCGATCAGATGATGGAGGTCGGCCGCTCGCTCTGGGAGCTCAGCCGCTTCCAGGTCGTCGCCGGGACTGGCGCGATGCCCACCGCGACCGTCACCCTCGCCGACTCCGCCGGCGAAGAGAAAACCGAAGCCGCCGTCGGCGACGGCCCGGTCGACGCCATCTACTCCGCCATCCAGGCCATCACAGGCGTCAAAGTCACCCTCGAAGACTTCGCAACACGCTCCATCACCCACGGCAAAGACGCCCAGGGTGAGGTTCAGGTGCGCGTCGATCACCACGGCCACAAGGCCCGTGGCCGCGGCCTGTCCACCGACACCATCGAGGCCGCAGCCCTCGCCTACCTCGCCGCGATTAATCGCATCCGAACAAGCTCCCCGGATCGTGAAATCAAGTCCGAAGTCGAGGCGGAATCGCCATGA
- a CDS encoding class I SAM-dependent methyltransferase — protein MKSSVDEIRARFDADVDRFSNLETGQAAAIDSTLCMNLISSAAVATGDPISRVLDIGCGAGNYTISLLRSLAQRTGQSPEPTCTLLDLSQPMLDRARQRVEAETPGAVTTIQTDVRDYEPEDGSFDAIMAAAVFHHLRDDQEWDAVFARLHAALRPGGWLWIVDLIHHQLPAVHELMRGRYADYLDAVVGPDFRVKAFDYIEAEDTPDPWSGRSTDSARPASSRSRYFM, from the coding sequence ATGAAGTCCTCCGTCGACGAAATTCGCGCCCGCTTCGATGCCGATGTCGATCGATTCTCAAACCTGGAGACCGGCCAGGCCGCCGCGATCGACTCGACCCTTTGCATGAACCTCATATCGAGCGCTGCCGTCGCAACAGGCGACCCAATCAGCCGCGTCTTGGATATCGGCTGCGGTGCAGGCAACTACACCATCAGCCTGCTCCGAAGCTTGGCCCAGCGGACCGGTCAGTCACCTGAACCCACCTGCACACTTCTCGACCTGAGCCAGCCGATGCTTGATCGCGCCCGGCAACGCGTCGAGGCTGAGACCCCGGGTGCCGTGACCACGATCCAGACCGATGTTCGCGACTACGAGCCAGAGGACGGTTCGTTCGACGCCATCATGGCGGCCGCCGTCTTCCATCACCTCCGTGATGACCAAGAGTGGGACGCCGTCTTCGCCAGACTCCACGCGGCCCTCAGGCCGGGCGGATGGCTCTGGATCGTGGACCTGATCCACCATCAGCTACCCGCCGTCCATGAGCTGATGAGAGGTCGCTACGCCGACTATCTCGACGCCGTCGTTGGCCCGGACTTCAGAGTCAAGGCCTTCGACTACATCGAAGCCGAGGACACCCCAGACCCTTGGTCTGGCAGATCGACCGACTCCGCACGGCCGGCTTCGAGCAGGTCGAGGTACTTCATGTGA
- the icd gene encoding NADP-dependent isocitrate dehydrogenase: protein MTTPANGQPITLKDGVLSVPNHPIIPFIEGDGTGPDIWRASQLVLDAAVAKAYGGERKIAWMEVLAGEKAFNQTGNWLPDATLDAFRTYLVGIKGPLTTPTGGGIRSLNVALRQILDLYTCLRPVRWFTGVPTPVLRPQDTDMVIFRENTEDIYAGIEFEHGSEENTKFKALLKENFPDRFKKIRFPDTAGLGIKPVSQEGTRRLVKAAIQYAIDNKRPSLTLVHKGNIMKFTEGAFMKWGYETAAELFGAVPLDGGPWHVIPEGKAGAGLIIKDVIADAMLQQILTRPAEYDVIATLNLNGDYISDALAACVGGIGIAPGGNINYDTGHAIFEATHGTAPKYADQDKVNPGSVILSGEMMLRHLGWHEAADLVIKGMNGAIGAKTVTYDFERLMKGAKLLKCSEFGEAVVGGM, encoded by the coding sequence GTGACCACCCCTGCCAACGGCCAGCCCATCACGCTCAAGGACGGCGTTCTCAGCGTCCCGAACCACCCGATCATCCCGTTTATCGAGGGGGATGGGACGGGGCCGGACATCTGGCGGGCGTCGCAGCTGGTGCTGGATGCGGCGGTGGCGAAGGCTTACGGGGGTGAGCGGAAGATTGCATGGATGGAGGTTCTGGCGGGTGAGAAGGCGTTCAATCAGACGGGGAACTGGCTGCCTGACGCGACGCTGGATGCGTTTAGGACCTATCTGGTGGGGATCAAGGGCCCGCTGACGACGCCGACGGGGGGCGGGATCCGGTCGCTGAACGTCGCTCTGCGGCAGATTCTGGACTTGTACACCTGCCTGCGGCCGGTGCGGTGGTTTACGGGGGTGCCGACGCCTGTGCTGCGGCCGCAGGACACCGATATGGTGATCTTCCGGGAGAACACCGAGGACATCTACGCGGGCATCGAGTTCGAGCACGGCAGCGAGGAGAACACCAAGTTCAAGGCGTTGCTGAAGGAGAATTTCCCGGATCGGTTCAAGAAGATCCGGTTCCCCGATACGGCGGGGCTGGGCATCAAGCCGGTCTCGCAGGAGGGGACGCGGCGGCTGGTCAAGGCGGCGATCCAGTACGCGATCGACAACAAGCGGCCGTCGCTGACGCTGGTGCACAAGGGCAACATCATGAAGTTCACGGAGGGGGCGTTCATGAAATGGGGCTACGAGACGGCAGCGGAGCTGTTCGGGGCGGTCCCGCTGGATGGCGGGCCGTGGCATGTGATCCCCGAGGGTAAGGCGGGTGCGGGTCTGATCATCAAGGACGTGATCGCCGACGCGATGCTGCAGCAGATCCTGACGCGGCCGGCGGAGTACGACGTGATCGCGACGCTGAACCTCAACGGCGACTACATCTCGGACGCTTTGGCGGCGTGCGTGGGCGGGATCGGGATCGCGCCGGGCGGGAACATCAACTACGACACGGGTCACGCGATCTTCGAGGCGACGCACGGTACGGCGCCGAAGTATGCTGACCAGGACAAGGTGAACCCCGGGTCGGTGATCCTGTCGGGCGAGATGATGCTGCGTCACCTGGGCTGGCACGAGGCTGCCGACCTCGTCATCAAAGGCATGAACGGGGCGATCGGGGCGAAGACGGTGACGTACGACTTTGAACGGCTGATGAAGGGGGCTAAGTTGTTGAAGTGTTCGGAGTTTGGGGAGGCGGTGGTGGGGGGGATGTAG
- a CDS encoding GDP-mannose 4,6-dehydratase produces MTQPPSPDLPPLPDDGPILVTGVAGFIGSHVVDGLLGLGHRVVGIDNFNSFYAPEIKHSNLKRAKTHASFSLIEMDIRDRQAVLGAFEQHQPSTVIHLAAMAGVRPSIESPSLYTAVNLDGTVNLLDASLVLAARPRFVFASSSSVYGNNEKVPFAESDAVDRPISPYAATKRAGELIAHTYAHLHRLPVVGLRFFTVYGPRQRPDLAIAKFLRLVHDEQRIPVFGDGTTSRDYTFIDDIVAGVIAATRYCGSSEHMDQAAVGTPDVAPGFDLFNLGGSDPVTLTQMIDAIGQAVGKQPIIDRQLMQPGDVERTFADVSKSKAKLGYEPTTSLVEGVRRQWGWMRTDSS; encoded by the coding sequence ATGACCCAGCCCCCCTCACCCGACTTGCCTCCTCTGCCAGACGATGGCCCGATCCTCGTGACCGGGGTGGCGGGGTTCATTGGCTCTCATGTGGTTGATGGACTGCTGGGGCTCGGGCACCGGGTGGTGGGGATTGATAACTTCAACAGTTTCTACGCCCCTGAGATCAAGCACAGCAATCTGAAGCGCGCCAAGACCCACGCGTCCTTCTCGCTGATCGAGATGGACATCCGGGATCGGCAGGCTGTCCTTGGGGCGTTCGAGCAGCATCAGCCCTCGACGGTGATCCACCTTGCGGCCATGGCGGGTGTTCGACCGTCGATCGAGTCGCCCTCGCTGTATACGGCTGTCAACCTCGATGGCACGGTGAATCTTCTCGATGCATCTCTGGTGCTAGCAGCCCGGCCCCGTTTCGTGTTTGCCTCATCGTCATCTGTTTACGGCAACAACGAGAAGGTTCCGTTTGCCGAGTCGGATGCGGTGGATCGTCCGATCAGCCCGTACGCCGCGACCAAGCGGGCGGGCGAGTTGATTGCTCACACGTACGCCCATCTCCACCGACTTCCGGTGGTTGGTCTTCGTTTTTTTACGGTTTACGGGCCACGCCAGCGGCCGGACCTGGCTATCGCCAAGTTCCTGCGACTCGTCCACGATGAGCAGCGCATCCCGGTTTTTGGAGACGGCACGACCTCGCGTGACTACACCTTTATCGATGACATCGTTGCGGGTGTGATCGCCGCGACACGGTACTGCGGGTCTTCTGAACATATGGATCAGGCAGCGGTCGGGACGCCGGATGTGGCCCCGGGCTTTGATCTGTTTAATCTGGGCGGGTCCGACCCGGTGACGCTGACGCAGATGATCGACGCCATCGGACAAGCCGTGGGCAAGCAGCCGATCATTGATCGACAACTGATGCAGCCGGGTGATGTTGAGCGGACGTTCGCGGATGTGAGTAAGTCGAAGGCGAAGCTGGGCTACGAGCCGACGACGTCGTTAGTGGAGGGGGTGAGGAGGCAGTGGGGGTGGATGCGCACCGACAGCTCCTGA
- a CDS encoding tetratricopeptide repeat protein, with protein sequence MIRNETRSSRLVRLVMVILLGVTPLLSGCVTATMHREKGQAAQARGDFSRAIEQYQAALEKNPADHRARFHLGEAYLAIGENLKAQLAFEKVMAGRPSDELLVPRVLEKLAEAIYRQNRADALYDMLESSVEAYPTSRSYLRQADYLVKLGDHDLAAVAYRKAGRFSEPGDATAYLRAAGFYDSIGDPANTALNLRYAMYVDPDHPKIAPWFRKLGIVPGPTLPLQPPALTNVTP encoded by the coding sequence ATGATCCGCAACGAAACACGTTCATCCCGGCTTGTGCGTCTGGTTATGGTCATTCTTCTCGGCGTCACCCCCCTGCTGTCGGGCTGTGTGACGGCGACGATGCACCGTGAGAAGGGCCAGGCGGCTCAGGCTCGTGGTGATTTCAGCCGTGCGATCGAACAATACCAGGCGGCGTTGGAGAAGAACCCGGCAGACCATCGGGCTCGCTTTCATCTGGGCGAGGCTTATCTGGCCATCGGCGAGAACCTCAAGGCTCAGTTGGCATTCGAGAAGGTGATGGCGGGGCGGCCGTCGGATGAGTTGCTGGTACCTCGCGTACTCGAGAAGCTGGCGGAGGCGATCTATCGGCAGAACCGGGCGGATGCGTTGTATGACATGCTGGAGTCGAGCGTGGAGGCGTACCCGACCAGTCGTTCGTATCTGCGGCAGGCGGATTATCTGGTGAAGCTGGGTGATCACGATCTTGCGGCGGTGGCGTACCGGAAGGCGGGCCGTTTCTCGGAGCCGGGGGATGCGACGGCTTACCTGCGGGCGGCGGGGTTCTATGATTCGATTGGCGATCCGGCGAACACGGCGTTGAATCTGCGGTACGCGATGTATGTCGATCCGGATCATCCGAAGATCGCGCCGTGGTTCCGGAAGCTGGGCATCGTGCCGGGACCGACGCTGCCGTTGCAGCCACCGGCGTTGACGAACGTGACGCCTTGA
- a CDS encoding PhoH family protein, with translation MSQLVKELSGIDTSTDIKHFVLDTNVLLHNPKALYMFDDNHVVVPFAVLEELDKFKKGNDDVGRAAREVIRQLDKLRQQGRLADGVVWNDRGGSIRVAFAEELRPKALTENAPDNRIIGVAWGLKEQGYRSIMITKDINVRLKSDSLGIHTEDFEAQKVDIDHLYSGYTTLDVPGDIIDQLYEEKQLEIEALDELWAQQPQTEDTPHLGKNDDTIPELFANQFAQLRSATDDSHTGLARRLADTDHLIPVHGPRKPVSGIMARNVQQTMGLDLLLDDEVKLVTLLGTAGTGKTLLAIAAGMTKVFAEHRYDKLLVARPIMPMGRDIGYLPGDKDEKLSAWMQPIFDNLQYLLSTRGAGSQHAESKQPEQRIEYLMSTGQLVLEPLTYIRGRSIPHQFMIIDEAQNLTPHEVKTIVSRVGEGTKIVLTGDIAQIDNPYLDSSSNGLSFMVERLKGEALVGHVTLAKTERSELASLAAEKL, from the coding sequence GTGTCACAACTCGTCAAAGAACTCTCCGGGATCGACACCAGCACCGACATCAAACACTTCGTGCTCGACACCAACGTCCTGCTCCACAACCCCAAAGCCCTCTATATGTTCGACGACAACCATGTCGTCGTTCCCTTCGCCGTCCTCGAAGAACTCGACAAGTTCAAGAAGGGCAACGATGACGTCGGCCGCGCCGCCCGCGAAGTGATCCGCCAGCTCGACAAGCTCCGTCAGCAGGGCCGACTCGCCGATGGCGTCGTCTGGAACGACCGTGGCGGATCGATCCGCGTAGCCTTCGCCGAGGAGCTTCGCCCCAAGGCCCTAACCGAGAACGCACCCGACAACCGGATCATTGGCGTCGCCTGGGGACTCAAGGAGCAGGGCTACCGCTCCATCATGATCACCAAGGACATCAACGTCCGACTCAAGAGCGATTCCCTGGGCATCCACACCGAGGACTTCGAAGCCCAGAAAGTCGACATCGACCACCTCTACTCCGGCTACACCACCCTCGATGTGCCCGGCGACATCATCGATCAGCTCTACGAAGAAAAACAACTCGAAATCGAAGCCCTCGACGAACTATGGGCGCAGCAGCCCCAAACCGAGGACACCCCACACCTCGGCAAAAACGATGACACCATCCCCGAGCTCTTTGCCAACCAGTTCGCCCAGCTTCGCAGCGCCACCGATGACTCCCACACCGGACTCGCCCGACGACTCGCCGACACCGATCACCTCATCCCCGTCCACGGACCGCGTAAACCCGTCTCCGGCATCATGGCGCGCAACGTCCAGCAGACCATGGGCCTCGACCTGCTCCTCGATGACGAGGTCAAACTCGTCACCCTCCTGGGCACCGCCGGAACCGGCAAAACCCTGCTCGCTATCGCCGCCGGCATGACCAAGGTCTTCGCCGAGCACCGCTACGACAAGCTCCTCGTCGCCCGCCCCATCATGCCTATGGGCCGTGACATCGGATACCTCCCAGGCGACAAGGACGAAAAACTCTCCGCCTGGATGCAGCCGATCTTCGACAACCTCCAGTACCTCCTCTCAACCCGCGGCGCCGGTTCCCAGCACGCCGAGAGCAAGCAGCCCGAGCAACGCATCGAGTACCTCATGTCCACCGGTCAACTCGTCCTCGAACCCCTCACCTACATCCGCGGACGATCGATCCCCCACCAGTTCATGATCATCGACGAGGCCCAGAACCTCACCCCCCACGAGGTCAAGACCATCGTCTCCCGCGTCGGCGAAGGCACCAAGATCGTCCTCACAGGCGACATCGCCCAGATCGACAACCCCTACCTCGACTCCTCATCCAACGGCCTGTCCTTCATGGTCGAACGACTCAAGGGCGAAGCCCTCGTCGGCCACGTCACACTGGCCAAGACCGAACGATCCGAACTCGCCTCGCTGGCCGCAGAGAAACTCTAG
- a CDS encoding glycosyltransferase, producing the protein MGDAPLIVNCSRYAQDGQGGYFADRLSDRVRQIEFGPLGVTGLAARIRRPDLAGWLACRRATRTARSEQAALLLSHDPHLTYRCELFQGRQRVRHLAHAFNFPYVPSGPKLKLLRHALRHVEDLVVFTRYEAGLYSDLLALPVERFHPIRWGVQSPEVVDGSWQIPERPYVVAVGGNARDYPLLANVCRLCTDIDFVWVVRPENLNGIDVPNNVSVRANIPLDEVHALVAGSRFMVLPLLAGVISCGHVTLVMAMHLRRAVVITEAPGINEYIEHNQRGLLVDPGSPTAMAEAVVDLWNNPDHTDQLGNAGKLFASEHCSENATWRWYENYLRSLSIL; encoded by the coding sequence GTGGGTGATGCTCCCCTGATCGTGAACTGCTCGCGCTACGCCCAGGACGGGCAGGGGGGGTATTTCGCCGACCGCCTCAGTGATCGTGTCCGCCAGATCGAGTTCGGTCCCTTGGGCGTTACCGGGCTGGCCGCACGCATCCGCAGGCCCGATCTCGCGGGCTGGCTGGCCTGCCGCCGCGCCACCCGAACCGCGCGATCCGAGCAAGCCGCACTCCTCCTCTCGCACGACCCCCACCTGACCTACCGCTGCGAGTTGTTTCAGGGCCGCCAACGAGTCCGCCACCTCGCTCATGCCTTCAACTTCCCGTACGTGCCATCGGGACCAAAGCTCAAGCTCCTCCGCCACGCTCTTCGGCACGTGGAGGACCTGGTTGTTTTTACCCGCTACGAAGCAGGTCTCTATAGCGACCTGCTTGCCTTACCAGTTGAGCGCTTCCATCCCATCCGCTGGGGCGTTCAATCCCCCGAAGTTGTCGATGGTTCCTGGCAAATCCCCGAGCGCCCCTACGTCGTCGCCGTAGGCGGGAACGCACGTGACTACCCACTTCTGGCCAATGTCTGCCGCCTCTGCACGGACATCGACTTCGTCTGGGTCGTGCGCCCGGAGAACCTCAACGGCATCGACGTGCCGAACAACGTCTCCGTCCGAGCCAACATCCCCCTCGATGAGGTCCACGCCCTCGTGGCCGGTTCCCGATTCATGGTGCTCCCCCTCCTCGCAGGCGTCATCTCATGCGGGCATGTGACGCTGGTCATGGCGATGCACCTTCGACGTGCCGTCGTCATCACAGAGGCCCCCGGGATCAACGAGTACATCGAACACAACCAGCGTGGGCTACTGGTCGATCCCGGTTCGCCGACGGCGATGGCCGAAGCGGTGGTAGACCTGTGGAACAACCCCGACCACACTGATCAACTTGGAAACGCCGGGAAACTCTTTGCTTCAGAGCACTGCAGCGAGAATGCAACCTGGCGCTGGTACGAAAACTATCTCCGATCATTGAGCATCCTGTGA